A part of Bacillus marinisedimentorum genomic DNA contains:
- a CDS encoding TVP38/TMEM64 family protein, whose protein sequence is MQIQRQKTRYKWPLLQSAFIAVPIFVLTALLPTLNPFYKLTAIAISVLIMTLSIVSYKSAKRSLKNIAKLAAIYYFAVIAAVFLIYYASSFLVLTDRYGVETLLQEHEHTAKAIFFAISFGQPILLPIPEAVTVVAGSSVFGSHSAFLLAYPATLAGITIMFYLSRVGGLKLIRRLVSTKRLEQYHHYVAKNETAILVLLFIIPVLPDEVICVGAGLSAVSPKRFLTIAAIAKFITAFTLAYSVEAAEALSLTASELTFLVTAALLVIYIGTMLIKKYGLKESQK, encoded by the coding sequence ATGCAGATCCAACGCCAAAAAACCAGGTACAAATGGCCGCTTCTGCAAAGTGCGTTCATTGCCGTTCCGATATTCGTCTTAACTGCATTATTGCCAACTTTGAATCCGTTTTATAAATTGACAGCCATCGCAATTTCAGTTTTGATCATGACATTATCCATTGTTTCGTATAAATCAGCCAAAAGATCGCTGAAAAATATTGCAAAGCTGGCCGCAATTTATTACTTTGCGGTTATTGCCGCCGTTTTCCTTATTTACTACGCAAGCAGTTTCCTCGTTTTAACAGATAGATATGGTGTTGAAACACTGCTGCAGGAGCATGAGCATACGGCAAAAGCCATCTTCTTTGCGATCAGCTTCGGCCAGCCGATCCTGCTGCCGATTCCGGAAGCGGTCACTGTGGTTGCCGGGAGCTCGGTATTCGGTTCGCATTCCGCCTTTCTGCTTGCTTATCCCGCTACTTTAGCCGGTATCACCATCATGTTCTATCTGTCAAGAGTCGGCGGACTCAAGCTGATCAGAAGGCTCGTCAGCACGAAAAGATTGGAGCAATATCATCACTATGTGGCAAAGAATGAGACAGCCATACTTGTCCTTTTATTCATCATTCCTGTACTCCCTGATGAAGTCATATGCGTTGGGGCGGGTTTAAGCGCTGTCTCGCCGAAACGGTTTCTGACAATAGCTGCGATTGCAAAGTTCATTACCGCCTTCACCCTTGCCTATTCGGTGGAGGCAGCAGAAGCACTTTCCCTGACGGCTTCAGAGCTTACATTTTTGGTCACTGCAGCTTTGCTGGTGATATATATTGGCACGATGCTCATCAAGAAATACGGTTTGAAAGAATCACAAAAGTAA